The following nucleotide sequence is from Roseivirga sp. BDSF3-8.
CACTAAAAGAACTCAATACCCGCACATTTAAAACTCCTACTCCTCCTGCTGCTGCTATCAGCGAATATTTTGGCGAGCTTTCCTTTGGTCTTGATAAGATGAAGACTGCCCTGGCTCCTGAAACATTTAAAAAAGTAGAAGAGAATATCAGGAAGGGTAAAAAAATAGATAAGGAAATGGCAGATGCCATTGCGGTGGCGGCAAAGTCCTGGGCAATGTCCAAAGGCATTACGCATTACACGCACTGGTTTCAGCCTCTGACCGGCGGGACGGCAGAAAAGCACGATGCTTTCTTTAATCCCCAAAAAGGTATCGAGGAATTTAAAGGATCAGCCCTGATCCAGCAGGAGCCTGACGCATCTTCTTTCCCTAACGGAGGAATCAGAAGTACCTTTGAGGCGAGAGGGTATACAGCCTGGGATCCCAGCAGCCCTATGTTTATAATGGGAGGCACGCTCTGTATTCCCACTATTTTTATTAGCTATACAGGTGAGGCTCTTGATAATAAGTCGCCACTACTGAGAGCAATGGAAGCAGTGGACAAAGCATCTGTAAAAGTATGTAAACTGTTCGACCGGAATGTGAGTCGCGTAACGGCCTCCCTTGGCTGCGAACAGGAGTACTTCGTCATTGACCGCGCTCTGTTTAAGGCCCGTCCTGACCTGGTTATGTCTAACCGTACTCTCTTCGGTCATAGCCCGGCCCGTGGCCAGCAGTTGGATGACCATTACTTTGGTTCTATCCCGACCCGGGTGTATAACTTCATGCGTGAGTTTGAGATCGAATGTCTGAGACTCGGTATTCCGGTTTCTACCCGTCACAATGAGGTAGCACCGAGCCAGTTTGAGGTAGCGCCGATCTTTGAAGAAATTAACGTTGCCAACGATCACAACCAGCTTATGATGGATGTGATGGACAGAGTGGCAGCAAAACATGACCTGGCAGTGCTTTTCCACGAGAAGCCATTTGCAGGACTTAACGGAACCGGTAAGCATAATAACTGGTCACTTATCACAGATACAGGGGTTAACCTGTTTCAGCCACGCACAAGTGCCAGAGAAAACCTTCTCTTCCTTACCTTCTTTGTGAATACAATCAAGGCAGTGTACGACAATGCAGATCTGCTCAGGGCATCTATTGCCTCTGCCGGTAATGACCACCGTCTCGGAGCTAATGAGGCTCCTCCTGCCATCATTTCAGTATTTATCGGTTCACAGCTTACCGCCGTGCTCGATGAGCTTGAAAAGAACGGTAATGTACAGGTGGAAAAAGGTGAAAACCTTTATATGAAGTTAGGTATCGATAAGATTCCTTCCATCATACTGGATAATACTGATCGTAACCGTACCAGTCCATTTGCCTTTACTGGTAATAAGTTTGAGTTCCGGGCCGTAGGGGGACAGGCAAACGTAGGAGTTCCTATGTCGGTACTGAACCTGATCGTAGCTGACCAGCTCAATAAATTTACCTCAGATGTAGAAAAGGAGACTAAGAAAGGTACTGAAAAGCGCCTGGCTATTATCAATGTACTTCGCAGCTACATTAAAGACTCTAAGTCTGTACGTTTTGAAGGCGACGGCTACTCTGATGAGTGGGTTAAGGAAGCCGAAAAGCGTGGCCTCAGCAATGTTAAAGACACTCCTCGTGCATTAGATGCTTACCTCACTGATGAGGTAGTTAAAATGTACGAGCGAAATGACGTTCTGACTAAGGTTGAGATCGAGGCGAGACATGAAATTCTTCTGGAAAATTATGTGATGAATATTCAGATTGAATCCCGCGTAATGGGTGATCTGGTAAATAATCATATTATTCCTACGGCGATAGCCTACCAGAACAAGCTACTGACTAACGCAAAAGGCCTTGCAGAGATTGGTGTAGACAACTCTGGTGTAAAGCGCACCATTGAAGAGCTTTCACGGTTCATCAATGAGGCTAAGAAAGGAGTAGACAATATGCTGGAAGAGCGAAAGCGTCTTAATAAGATCGAGGATCTGCGCGAGAAGGCAATCGGATACTGTGATGACGTTAAAATGAAGTACTTTGACGACATCCGTTATGCAGTAGACAAGCTGGAATTGATCGTGGATGATGAAGATTGGCCGCTGGTTAAATACCGCGAGATGCTTTTCCTGAGATAAAGAATCATCATTAAAAGGCATACAAAAACCCCGGTGGGAATTCCCGCCGGGGTTTTTTTTAGTATTAACAAAAGCTTTAATACACAATTGCTCCAGCAGCAAGCCTACCATCCTCTTGCTCCAGCTTCCAGTTTAAGCTGCTGCATGGCAGGTTTTTCTGATTGATTATCCTGCAGGCCGGATGATTTAAGAAAATCAACAAAGCGGCTGACGTATATAGATTCCGACATACCACTCTCTTCAAGTATTTTAACTGCCTCAGTATTACTTTTATCCTTAAGCCAGGTAAAATGAATACCCTGGATAGCATCATCGTAAAGGTCCCAGCCTCTGAATACTTCCGCGACAAATTGTCGTTGCATTTCCTCTGAGCTGTTACAGCTTACCGCACTTGGGTAGCCACACTCCTGAAAAAATACCTTTTTGCTGCCAGAAATAGCAGCGAGGTACTCCATGTCACGGGTTACGTGTAGCACACTTCTAAACGTGTAGTCACGATTTCTTGGAAAATAGCTGATAGAAACAATGTCTGCTTCATCATGCAGTGCGAGTGCCAGATCTTTCGTTTCCAGTAAATTTATTCCTGAGAATGAGGTGGAGGCTCCCACGACTAATGCACTTCCATAGTAGGATTTGATAATTTCACGTGAATAGGCAAAAAAGTCGGTGTAGGAAGCCCATTCAATTTGATTTTCTTTCAATAGGATATCTACCTCTTCGCCTAATATAACCCTGTTTACATCTACAGTAGGATACCGGTAGTATACCTGATATAAGAGGTCAGCAAAGCGTTCCCGCAATTCTGTATCACTCCAGTCTCTCCCCCCCAGGTCATGCGGTATGCTTACTTTATTACGGCTAATGGGATTATATACAAGCGTAACAGGAAGGTTCCCTTCTGCACATTTTTCCATCACCGGGTCCAGTTGTTCAAATGACAGAATTCCGGAACTATCTACCTTTTCCCAATCAATTACAATCTGGCCCTCATTTGAACCAGCAAGAAGAGACTCTTCCAACTCCTGCTCATCGGGCAGGGTAAACGTACTTCCGACTACTGATAACCCTCTTTCACCTTTGTCCTTCACGGTCGGTAATACCGGCTCTGGCTCTTTATCAGGAAGCACTTCTTCAGTAATCTCACAAGACGCAAGGCTTACCATCAATATCATGTGAATGAACGCTCCTGGTAATCTTCTTCTATTCATCTTCATTCTCCCCCGTTTATTTCCTGGATATTTGTTTAGCTCGATTCGAAGATATTCATCAATAAAGAGGTAGGCCATAAGCTGTAATCGCACAAAATAATCTCTGTGTAAGAAAACATGTACTATAAGAAGCCTTAAAACCATATCATCCCATAGCTCAGGTATTTGATGAGGATACCATCTGGTTTTTATTAAATTAAGCTCAGTAACCCATGTTAGAATAGTTCAATAGATGCATCGAGGATAGTTTTGAACTATTTAAATAATTACGCTTATTATTATGACTTTTTCCATATGTAGATGGAAAAGTTTGATTCAATTCAGGAGATGGTTTTTTAAGGCAATAATTTCAATTATTTAATTATTACCAGGGAAAGGTTTTTAATTCGGCATTTTCCATTTATACGTAACGTTTCGCCTTAGCATTTCTGATTTTCATTTTTACAAATATGCCACTCAATATCGTTATCGCACCTAATGCATTTAAAAATGCTCTATCCTCCATACAAGCTTCTAAGGCGATAGAGGCAGGTTTAATAGATAGTCATTGGGAAGGTGGTATTCGCTGTGTGCCAGTGGCTGATGGTGGCGACCATACAATGGAAGTTTTAGTAGATTACTTTAGCGGTTACTTTGTCACCTGTTCCGATATATCAGACCCTTTGGGGCGTTCCATTAGTGCCCGGTATGGTATTGTGGATATCTATGGTAACAAGACTGCAGTAGTGGAACTGGCGGAAGCCTCGGGTATGAGGAGGTTGAAGGCGGAAGAATTGACCCCACTTCATACAACTTCTTACGGCACGGGGCAATTAATTGCTAAGGCAGTTAAGGCGGGTATACGGCATATAATTCTCGGTGTGGGAGGTAGTGCCACAGTTGATGGAGGCACTGGTATGCTTAAGGCTCTTGGTTTTTCATTTTTGAATAAAAATAGTGATGAGATCAGTGAGGGTGGGGGATCCCTGATTCAGATGGACAAAATAATGCCTCCTGAAAATAATATCCTGGAGCAGGTGAGACTGGAGGTGTTTTGCGATGTAAAGAACCCCTTATTAGGACCTGAGGGTGCTGCGCGGGTGTTTGGGCCGCAGAAAGGTGCGGATCATAAGGCTGTCGAACAACTGGAAGCGGGGTTGACCAAATTTGCACAGATAGCAGAACAACTTACCGGAAACAGAATAGATGGGGTAGCCGGTGGAGGTGCTGCAGGAGGTGCAGCCGCCGGTAGCTTGATATTAGGAGCCACGCTTTCAAAAGGGGGGCGACGGATGCTGGAGTTGATGAAATTTGCGGATATACTTGGCGATGTCGCCTGCGTGATAACTGCTGAAGGACAACTTGATATACAAACGCTGGAAGGAAAAGCTCCTTATGAAGTTGCCAGAATGGCGAAAGAAAAGAACCTTCCTGTCATTGCGCTGACGGGGGCAGCACCTTCAAAAGAAAATGCTGAACTATCGCGCTGGTTTGACGTAATACTCCCTATCGGAAGGAGGCCTGCCTCTTTGGAAGTGGCTCTTAGCCAAACCACAGAAGATCTACGCAGAACAGCCTGCCAGGCTGGAAATCTGCTTGTTTTATTAGACCAAAGTACGATATGACCTACGATGTCATAGTAATCGGTGGCGGCCAGAGTGGTCTGGCAGTCGGTTATTACCTGAGAAGGGAAAAACTAAGCTACCTGATCCTGGATGCTCAGGAAAAGCCAGGCGGCGCGTGGCAGCATGCCTGGGATAGTCTTACCCTGTTTTCACAGGCTCAGTCCAGCTCTTTGCCAGGAGTTATGTTTCCGGGAGGGTCTGATTACCCACACCGGGACGAGGTCATAAATTACCTTCAAATGTACGAGTCACGCTATCATCTACCTGTTAAAAGGGCCGTTCGGGTAAATGATGTCAGGAGAAAAGAGGAGGATTTTGAAATAACCACAAATAAGGGTGAGTTCACTGCCAAAACAATCATCAACGCTACAGGTACCTGGAGCAAGCCCAACATACCAGATATTCCCGGCCTGGAGTCCTTTTCTGGTATAAGTATACATTCTTCTGCCTACAAGAACCCGGAGCTCTTCACAGGAAAAAAAGTATTGATAGTGGGAGAGGGAAACAGCGGTGCCCAGATAATGTCAGAGCTTAGTAAAGTAGCAGAAGCCACATGGGCTACAACGCGGGTTCCCGTTTTTCTCCCTGACCATATAGATGGAGCGTACTTGTTTAACCAGGCTACATTTATGTACAAAGCAAAGCAACGTGGTGAGGAGTTTAAGCCTGCTTCACTCGGAGATATAGTAGTAGTGCCTTCAGTTAAGGAAGCAAGGGACGAGGGAAGACTCTCTTTTCGGGAAGGCCTTGCCGAGGTTCAACCCCATGCAGTAGTTTGGAAGGATGGAACCAGGCAGGCTATAGATGCTATTATATGGTGTACCGGATTTAAACCTGCACTAGGCCATCTTACCGGTGTAGGCATATCTGTGGGAGATAAACCGGAACTTAAAGGTAATATGTCAGCAAAAGTGGCGGGCATGTGGTTTGTGGGGTACGGAAACTGGACGGGGTTTGCATCAGCTACCTTAATTGGGGTAGGTAGAAGCGCCCGCAAAACGGTGAAAGAAGTGGTTGCTTACCTATCCAGGCAATAAGATCCTTCAAAATCTTAAGTGATAAATGCGATTAGGTGAATATTATTTTTGACACTAGTCCTGCCTTTCTATTTTTGTCGTCCTTTTTTAGAAAAATTTAATCAGATGAGCGTCGAGCATATCAGTAAAGTTGCCGGTGAAATGAATGTACAATCCCGGCAGGTAGAAGCAACAGTCAGGTTGCTGGATGAAGGGGCTACCGTGCCTTTTATAGCACGGTACCGGAAGGAGATGACGGGAAGCCTCGATGAAGTGGCTATTATTGCCATCCGTGACAGAGTTCAGCAATTACGTGACTTGGATAAGCGTAGGGAGGCAATACTTAAGAGCCTGACTGAGCAGGAAAAACTTACCCCTGAGTTAAAGGAGCAGGTGGAGGAAGCTGAAACGCTGGCTCGTCTTGAAGATATTTATCTGCCCTATAAGCCAAAAAGACGTACGAAAGCAACTATTGCCAGAGAAAAAGGCCTTGAGCCACTTGCCACCCTACTGTTTGAGCAGGAGAGCGGTACAAACCCTGAGAAAGAGGCCGCTGCTTATGTCAGCGAAGAAAAGGAAGTAGTTGATGCAGAAACTGCTTTGCAGGGGGCACGTGATATCATTGCTGAGTGGGTAAATGAGAATGCCGACGTACGCGAAAAAATGCGTAAGCTCTTTATTGAAGAAGGGCGTTTCGTAAGTCGTGTCATGACTGGCAAAGAAAACGAAGGTCAGAAATACAAAGACTACTTCGAGTGGGAAGAATCAGTAAAAGATGCGCCTTCGCATAGAGTGCTTGCCATGCGTAGGGGAGAGAAAGAGCTTATGCTTATGCTTGACTGCCAGCCGGAGGAAGAAGCCGCTATTTCACTACTGGAAAATCATTTTGTAACAGGTAGTAATAAGGCATCGGAAGAGGTTAAAAAAGCTATTAAAGATAGCTATAAACGCTTACTTAAGCCCTCAATGGAAACAGAGGTTAGGCTCTTTACTAAAAAACGGGCTGATGAAGAGGCGATTAAAGTATTCGCAGAGAACCTGAAACAATTGCTGTTAGCTCCTCCATTGGGCCAGAAGATTGTAATGGCTATTGACCCTGGCTTCAGAACCGGGTGTAAGGTTGTTTGCCTGGATCGCCAGGGTAAGCTGCTGGATCATACAGCTATATTCCCTAATGAGCCTCAACGTAAAACCACCGAATCAGGGGCCATGATAAAGCATCTTGTAGAGAAGCATGGCATAGAGGCTATTGCCATTGGTAATGGTACGGCGAGCCGGGAAACCGAATCCTTCGTAAGGGGCCTGGGACTGCCTGCAAATATCCTAGTCGTAATGGTTAACGAAGCTGGTGCCTCTGTGTATTCTGCTTCAGAAGTGGCCCGCGATGAGTTTCCAGACCAGGATGTGACTGTGCGTGGTTCTGTCTCTATTGGTCGCCGATTGACTGACCCTCTAGCTGAACTGGTTAAAATAGAACCTAAATCTATCGGGGTTGGTCAATATCAGCATGATGTTGATCAAAACTCACTTAAACAGGCTCTGGACGAGGTGGTTATGTCTGCCGTGAATGCCGTTGGAGTGGAGGTTAATACAGCCAGTAAGCAATTACTAACATACGTATCCGGCTTAGGCCCACAGCTTGCTGGTAATATTGTTACCTACCGGAACGAGAACGGACCTTTCAAAAACCGGTCGGCTCTGATGAAGGTACCACGAATGGGAGACAAGGCTTTTGAGCAATCTGCGGGCTTTCTTCGTGTGCTTGGTTCGGACAATCCCCTTGACACCAGTGCGGTTCACCCGGAAAGTTATGAGATCGTTCGCCAAATGGC
It contains:
- a CDS encoding ArsO family NAD(P)H-dependent flavin-containing monooxygenase, with product MTYDVIVIGGGQSGLAVGYYLRREKLSYLILDAQEKPGGAWQHAWDSLTLFSQAQSSSLPGVMFPGGSDYPHRDEVINYLQMYESRYHLPVKRAVRVNDVRRKEEDFEITTNKGEFTAKTIINATGTWSKPNIPDIPGLESFSGISIHSSAYKNPELFTGKKVLIVGEGNSGAQIMSELSKVAEATWATTRVPVFLPDHIDGAYLFNQATFMYKAKQRGEEFKPASLGDIVVVPSVKEARDEGRLSFREGLAEVQPHAVVWKDGTRQAIDAIIWCTGFKPALGHLTGVGISVGDKPELKGNMSAKVAGMWFVGYGNWTGFASATLIGVGRSARKTVKEVVAYLSRQ
- a CDS encoding glycerate kinase, which gives rise to MPLNIVIAPNAFKNALSSIQASKAIEAGLIDSHWEGGIRCVPVADGGDHTMEVLVDYFSGYFVTCSDISDPLGRSISARYGIVDIYGNKTAVVELAEASGMRRLKAEELTPLHTTSYGTGQLIAKAVKAGIRHIILGVGGSATVDGGTGMLKALGFSFLNKNSDEISEGGGSLIQMDKIMPPENNILEQVRLEVFCDVKNPLLGPEGAARVFGPQKGADHKAVEQLEAGLTKFAQIAEQLTGNRIDGVAGGGAAGGAAAGSLILGATLSKGGRRMLELMKFADILGDVACVITAEGQLDIQTLEGKAPYEVARMAKEKNLPVIALTGAAPSKENAELSRWFDVILPIGRRPASLEVALSQTTEDLRRTACQAGNLLVLLDQSTI
- a CDS encoding Tex family protein, translated to MSVEHISKVAGEMNVQSRQVEATVRLLDEGATVPFIARYRKEMTGSLDEVAIIAIRDRVQQLRDLDKRREAILKSLTEQEKLTPELKEQVEEAETLARLEDIYLPYKPKRRTKATIAREKGLEPLATLLFEQESGTNPEKEAAAYVSEEKEVVDAETALQGARDIIAEWVNENADVREKMRKLFIEEGRFVSRVMTGKENEGQKYKDYFEWEESVKDAPSHRVLAMRRGEKELMLMLDCQPEEEAAISLLENHFVTGSNKASEEVKKAIKDSYKRLLKPSMETEVRLFTKKRADEEAIKVFAENLKQLLLAPPLGQKIVMAIDPGFRTGCKVVCLDRQGKLLDHTAIFPNEPQRKTTESGAMIKHLVEKHGIEAIAIGNGTASRETESFVRGLGLPANILVVMVNEAGASVYSASEVARDEFPDQDVTVRGSVSIGRRLTDPLAELVKIEPKSIGVGQYQHDVDQNSLKQALDEVVMSAVNAVGVEVNTASKQLLTYVSGLGPQLAGNIVTYRNENGPFKNRSALMKVPRMGDKAFEQSAGFLRVLGSDNPLDTSAVHPESYEIVRQMAADLDCTVDELIKRQELRKQINLKKYVSDTVGLPTLTDILQELDKPGRDPRDSFEAFSFMEGVEKISDLQVGMKLPGIVTNITAFGAFVDVGVHQDGLVHISHLADRFVSNPSDVVAVHQKVEVTVLEVDAARKRISLSLKKDPFATGNKDSKPKGSRGRKQQDEPQGDLQSKLMALKNKFGR
- a CDS encoding glutamine synthetase III, with the protein product MANIRFNALKELNTRTFKTPTPPAAAISEYFGELSFGLDKMKTALAPETFKKVEENIRKGKKIDKEMADAIAVAAKSWAMSKGITHYTHWFQPLTGGTAEKHDAFFNPQKGIEEFKGSALIQQEPDASSFPNGGIRSTFEARGYTAWDPSSPMFIMGGTLCIPTIFISYTGEALDNKSPLLRAMEAVDKASVKVCKLFDRNVSRVTASLGCEQEYFVIDRALFKARPDLVMSNRTLFGHSPARGQQLDDHYFGSIPTRVYNFMREFEIECLRLGIPVSTRHNEVAPSQFEVAPIFEEINVANDHNQLMMDVMDRVAAKHDLAVLFHEKPFAGLNGTGKHNNWSLITDTGVNLFQPRTSARENLLFLTFFVNTIKAVYDNADLLRASIASAGNDHRLGANEAPPAIISVFIGSQLTAVLDELEKNGNVQVEKGENLYMKLGIDKIPSIILDNTDRNRTSPFAFTGNKFEFRAVGGQANVGVPMSVLNLIVADQLNKFTSDVEKETKKGTEKRLAIINVLRSYIKDSKSVRFEGDGYSDEWVKEAEKRGLSNVKDTPRALDAYLTDEVVKMYERNDVLTKVEIEARHEILLENYVMNIQIESRVMGDLVNNHIIPTAIAYQNKLLTNAKGLAEIGVDNSGVKRTIEELSRFINEAKKGVDNMLEERKRLNKIEDLREKAIGYCDDVKMKYFDDIRYAVDKLELIVDDEDWPLVKYREMLFLR